Genomic window (Ailuropoda melanoleuca isolate Jingjing chromosome 7, ASM200744v2, whole genome shotgun sequence):
GTTCACTAATGAGAAGAGGATAAATTGGTTAATTTTTCCAAAGGTATcttgatccagtaatttcacttcagattttattctaaaCAAATAACTGGACACATGCCTGCACAGTAAGTGTTATAAAGTAATCTTCAGTGCAACCTAAATCATAATAGTGAGGAACTAGAAAGAGACAAACATTTAGGAACAGGGGGCTAATTAACCATACATCAGTAAAATAGAAGACTTTGTAGGCACTAAAGCAATTTTTTCAGGAAACTTCAATGCCACATTAAATGTTGATggttcagttttataagaaaaatattataaaaactgtATAGTCAATATAATCTCAGTTTTgtcaactacacacacacacaaacacacaaataaaaacccACACTTCAGGATGCCTGTAAAAATGGATAGAAATATGCTAAAATGTAATGAGGGGTTTTgtctaagaaaacattttcttctttgtgctttcctCTATTTTGAAACATGGATTTCTACTGCCTTTTATaattccataataaaatgtttttaaaaagaaaacacaaggagtTGCACtatgacatataaataaaaatgcttcccatcactaaattctttttttttttttttttttaagattttatttgtttgagagagaggggacatGAACAGAaagagggacaggggagagggagaagcaggctccccactgagcaggaagcccagacatggggctcgatcccagtatcctggggcCATtctgtgagctgaaggcagatgcttaactgactgagccacccaggcaacccccatCACTAAATCCTTTAAGGGATAAATTCGTGGGATGAATTTGGCCCCATCAGACACCATGATAACGAGTCCCCAtgggaatgggaagaaagaatgGGGATAGAAAGGGGGTGAGGCCTAGCAGAAATCAGCATCATCTACTGGGCCTGCCACATCCAGGCCTCTGGTAAATTTGTTCAACATCTTCTGTATCAGCACTATGCTGAGCACTGGACACAGCAGTATCTTCCCTCATAGAGTTAGTTATTCTAACAGAGAAATCAGATGTTCAGCAACTATGACAACAATTATTTAATAGTAATTCCAATACAAGTTATGTGGAAGAGTTGGTAGGTAGTGCCATATACACATATGATGAGAAGAGGATCTAACTTAGCCAGGGAAGACTTCCCATGTGCTTGCACcaaaaatggtaagatttctgCCATCCTCATGGGACACTTCAACTCTAATACCTGTCCAAGTGTTTGAAAATGTCCAgtacatagtaggtcctcaataaaatGTGTTGAAGGAATGGCTGgataaacaagcaaataagaaTTATCGCAGTTTAAAAACTAAGAGTTATCATTAGTAAGGTTAAGTAGTTTTAAATAGGCCCTTTAGCCATAAAGACTCAAAGCTGGAAGAGAAATGCCTACCCTTAAATATAAGTTTCTGAAAAGGCAGTGGGACTCCTGTGGCCTCTTCAACAACCTGGGCCAGGTCTTGGACAATTGGCTCGCTACAGCCCTGTTGCGGGGTAACATGAAGATCGTGCTTCTCATtgcctggggagagagaagagtgttTGATGAAGAAAACTCTTTCACATAAACCAATACAGGCTGacactttattatatttatttacccaGCCTTCAAGGCCCAGTTCATTTGCCACCTACTCCAAACAGCCTGTCCCCCCATCTTTTGTCTGGTGACCTGTTCGAGGATTTTTGTTTCCTCTATAATAATAACTAACAATTTAGTGATATCAGCTAGCATTTTAAGCACTTAACATGCATAAAGGAGTGGTGGGGCTCATTTCAAACATTATCTAACTTAATTCTCAGAACAACCCCCTGAAGTGGGTACTACCTATATTAATCTGCCTTTCACAGATAAGCAAACTAAGTTCAGGCCAGTTAAGAACTGCCTATGGAGACTCAACTGAGGAGTCAGAACTTGACTTCAGATCTGATTCCTAAGGCCATGCTTTTCATCACAAGGTGATGACCTTGTCAACTGCTTGTTGACTTCCTGTGGCCTAACTGCCCTCTACTCTGTAATGTTCTTGTCTCCTTTGCTGTTATGAGTAAggaattatttttcctccaagTCTGTCCCACTGGGCACACCTGGGCACATACACggttggtgctcagtaaataggcAATGAGTGAGTAAACTCAAACAGCAAAAAACTTCTTTTTGAACCAGGAGCGTCAATTCTTTTCCAGGTTGTGGACAGTGAGGAGACAGCCCATGCCCAGTGCATATGCCAAGCCTTGAGCCTGCACAAGAGCCCCATGAAGTTAATGGGACAGGTGCTACCAACTCTACTTCACAAGGAAGAAACCAGAAGCCTAGAAAGGAGATATCCCAAGGTCATTCAAAACTGAAGGATCTAGAATGCTGGTCTTCAGATTCTGAGGCTCTGGGGTCTCTCCTAGTCCTGAGAAGACTTTATAGGCTCAGCTCTTGAGACGACTGACTTTGATTAGGTCCACGTCAACTTCAATAGTTGACAGACCCAAAGGGTGCCCAGAGCGTATGCTTGGAGCCACAGCCCACTCAAACAACGGACATGAGTTTAGGctcagcacacacacaggtgtCCAGACACACAGCAGTCATACACGACACGGCCAAATACAGTCCTGATACAAAGACCCACAATAGCTGCGCAGGCACACACTAACACACACAACCAGGACGACGACATGAAGCACAGACACCGAGGATAAAACAAATGGCCTGAGTCAAAATACACTGGCCACTAGAAAGGTGTGCTGACTCAAGACCCGCACCAAAAGCCGGTCCAAACACAAACAAGACCCCACACTTCAGGACGCCAGAACCAACACAAGAACACATGCTTTTGGCGGATCCCCGCCGGACTTTGGTAGCCCCGCACCGCGCCCACCCGGCACGGAGCCCACCCGGTCGTCCGAGCTCACTGTGGGTGATGGTCACGCTGAGTCCGGCTGCCGCCATTTCCTCGCTCTGGGCCACCTCTTCGTTCCGGGCCACCTCTTCGCTCCGGGCCACTTCTTCGCTCTGGGACACCTCTTCGCTTCGGGCCACCTCTTCGCTCCGGGCCACCTCTTCGCTCCGGGCCGAGCGAGGCCGCACTTTCTTCACCCGCGGCCTGCGAGCGCCGGCGGTGGCGCCCCTGGTGGATCTGGCATGCCGGCTGGCCGCACTCCGGACGGATGATCGCTGAGAGGGAGGCGAGCCGCGCTCGGCCGGGGCCAGCTCTggcccagctctggccctggGGTATTCGGCCAAAGCGCCCCGGCCCCACCCACTCCACCGAGGCCCCGCCCCGCTCATCTGGAACCCCGCCCCACGCCCTTCGCCAAGGCCACGCCCCTGCTGGCTGTCCGCCACCTCCAACCTCCCGGAGCTCTCCTTCCCCGGAAGGCCGCGCTGAAAACCCGGAAAAAGGGTCGGAAAACTCCAATAGGCACATTGCGCTTGCGCAGGGGGGCCGGAAGTCAAGGAGGAGGCGGAGGTGACTCTGCTTCCGTTTCTAGTTTTGCTCCAGTGTTTGGGATTTCTTCGTGGCCGCCCAAGATGAACCGATTCTTCGGGAAAGCGAAACCCAAGGCTCCGCCGCCCAGCCTGACTGACTGCATTGGCACGGTGGGCACTTGACCACGCATAACTAGACTCAGGAACTCTGGTCCCGACCCCGCCCACCCTCGGCTCCAGGCTCCTACTCCTCCATTCCATTCTCGGTTCCGGACACCTCGGCCCTCTCCACCTCACCTTCGTTTCTGTTACCCAGGTCATTCCTGACGCCACAAACCAGGGACCTCTTAACCCTACTTGCACTCAACCCCTTCTGAGGCCCGTTGCCGTGTTTACTCgctctttccttctcctgccccaACCAGCCATAGGCCCACATCCTTTCCATTTCGTCCAGCCCGACCCCTTCCCCCTCTTTTATCCTTCATCCCtctcccacatcaggatcctcaaCTTGATATCCTAGGTCAATCGTGGATCTCAATAACAGAAAATTCAGAACTATGGCCTCTCACATTAAGCCACCACCCTCTATCTAAGCAAATAGCGTTAGATTTACAGCCCTAGCGCATTTCACACATCTCGTTGAGACCCCAGCCTGACTAGTCTCTGATTGTAGGAGAATGTCAACTCAGCCCAGTGATTCCCAAATTCTTTTCTGCTCAAGCACTCTTGAAAGGAGCCCTAGAATATGAGAATCTTTGGAGTGgagtattgtttttaaaagcctcCCAGTGTTTCCCAGTAATCTCCCCCTGGTTGGGAACCACTTTCccactcttctttcctcttcctgccctTTCTCATGTAAGTGTATTGTCCTAACAACCTCTGTTTCCTCAAGGTGGACAGCAGGGCAGAATCCATTGACAAGAAGATTTCGCGACTGGATGCTGAGCTCGTGAAGTATAAGGATCAGATCAAGAAGATGAGAGAGGGTCCTGCCAAGGTAAGGTAGGCGGCAGCTGCAGAAGGTGTTGCGACAGCCTAATTTGAGCACCTATGGAAGTAGGGCCCAGTAGTAGTCTGGTAAGGAGAAAACATGTGAGGGTGTATCCTTCAGAGAGGAGAGTTTGCAGCTTGGTACAAGAGGAAGGCTGGGGTTTGGTCTGGTGGAGAGAAGATGCTGACGACTGGTCCAGAAGCATGTACATGGGAATTAATACATTCTACTGAGAAGGTGGCAGTCTCAGAACAGTGAGTTGCCAGGCTGGTCACGTTAGGTGGGTATAATAGACTGGTTAAGGAATGGCATGCTGGAAAAATTACTGAACTAGGCATCTGGAGACCAGTGTTCTGTTAGTAACTCCATCACTATCTAGTAGCTGTGACCGTCATAAAGTCACTTAATATCTTATTTTCCTCCTCTATTAGGTAGAAACATAGATTACCATATTTAAGTGCATAGACTGTGGATATAGAACtaccttcttttttccccatctctgtAACTTATTAACTATTTGAGCTAAGTTACTTAGTATcactgaacctcagtttccctatctgtaaaatggacataacacTACTTTATAGTgtgcagattaaatgaggtaattcaCGTGACCTACCTAGCACTGTGTCTGGTACATAGAAacattcataaataataaatgttagatattatCATCATCTATGAGATGatatctgcttttccttcttcattgGAGACAAATGTAATGATTTATGAAACAGTATAGAAAGGAAAGTGACAAGAGGCCTTTCTCAGCCATCTTAGTTAGGTGGCATGCAGCGAAGAGTAAACAGAGGCAGGAAAGCTCATCTAGACTTGAGATGAAAGCCTAAACCATGATGGCAGTCAGGAAAATCTCAGGAAATCAGTTTGCAAGTGAGTTCTGAAAATCAGTAATGAGATGACTacatgaagagacagaggaaacGTAAGGTTGATATAAAGCTTCTCAACCTAGAGAAATGAGAGATTGGTGGGACCATTGTTAATAATATTGGTGAGAGCAGATTGAGGATTTGGGGCCTGTTGAGTTTGGGTGGATAGCAGAATGTCCAAGTTGGAAATCTCCATAAGGCAACTGGATGTACAAATAGGCACTATTCGGGGTGGCCATGGAGACACTATGCACCAAAGGGAATGCAATTCAGTACCCTGAGATGTGGAATGCAAAGACAGAGATGAGCTGAGGCTTAAAGACTATGCTTGGGAGGTGAAGAAGAGTCCAGGAGCCACTCTGTCTATGACTTTGAAGAAGAAAGTAGGTATGCAAGTCCAAAGATTTGGAGATTTCTTTTACTATATGTgtgttttctacttcttttcactaaaatctgtttttctccccagaaTATGGTCAAACAGAAAGCCTTGAGAGTTTTAAAGCAAAAGCGGATGTAAGTTACAAGTGTAACCTCCTTTCCTTCAGCAGGTTTAACTAAAAGggaaatggtctttttttttttttttttaagattttatttatttatttgacacagagagagacagccagcaagagagggaacacaagcagggggagtaggagaggaagaagcaggctcccagcagaagagcctgatgtagggctcgatcctagaatgccgggatcacgccctgagccgaaggcagatgcttaatgactgagccacccaggcgccccagggaaatgggcttttattcttcagtttttcataatattttataagcaTTCTTCATTTAGTTGCAAATTTCATTTACATATCGGGTGAGCTGGGTTTTTCTCCCCATGCCTGTTCAGCACTATCTGTTGCAGCACTGTCCGTCTAAACAGAACTTTTTgctatgataaaaatattctgtatctgtgCTGTTCAGTAGCCACGTGTGGCTCTTGAGCACTTGAAAAGTGGCTAGTGTGACTAATGAATTGAAgtgttattttacttaatttttaacaatttaagtagccatatgtggctactGGCTTCTGTATTGGACTGCCCATATCTATAGggttttcctattatttatttaattagagtATGCCTTTTTGTTTGTCTATAAAATTGAGAATCCTGAATACTTATTCCCCCCAACCAGAATAGATTTAAGGGTGCTTAATTTATTTTAGGTGACTATGTCTCAGTGTTTGAGCAGAAGCCAGATAGCATCTTTGGTACTTATCCCTGTGAGCTGTCCCACTGATGAGACCTTCTGCAGGGTTGCAGGGGTCAGATGTAAGCAGCTTATAAGGAACCAGAAAGGTtgatatctctatttttatttttaaaatgcctttttatcAGATACTACCTTCCTCCTTTTAAATTGGGCAAAATTGGAAAAAGAAGTGATAATGGTGAGAGTATGGTAAAACTATTCCTTCTTAGTAGGTAGCACTGCagtttttaagtaacttttttttaacaaaaggaatGTATATTCATCATAGATGCttggaaaatacataaacatgaacagaagaaaagaacatttacCTAGATTCCTACTACCAGAAATAGCCATTTTTAGAATGCTGATTACttagtttcttttctctgcttgtgcatgcatgGAATCTGTACACATagctttttagaagaaaaattgaaTTGTGTAAATATAGGTTGATCCTTTCCACTTCACATTATATCATGAGCACTTCTCTCCTTTTATACATTCTTGGGAAACTTTAATGGGGTGGTGATAATTCTACCACCATTTGCCTGCACCATGAATTGACCAATTTTCTTCTGGTTGGATAGTTAGATGGTTTCCAAATATTGTATAAAGACCATAGTGACGTAAGTCTTTAGTATTATACTTtgatataaaactttattttaaaaaagcattttgagCACCTGGTATTACGTCAGGCTAGATGAATTACCTAATTATGGATACAagattaacaaaaaataatacctatcctCAAGAAGTTCAGTCTACTGGAAAACCGGTTCAGTGATATGTATGAAGAGCCTTAAAAATCATCTTACCCTTTGCCCCAAGAATTCTACTTTTGGGGATTTATCATAGGGAATCGTttgaaaaatcataaagacaTATTAAGAGTACGTAGTAACAGAAAACAGCAAAGGCTATAATATTAAGTGGAAAATAGTCTCATAACTAAGATACAAAGACAAAAGATTCGAGGGGTATACCAAATGATATTTGTGTTAGAGCAATTACATTGTTTTTGCCagtttttctgtgtgtttaattttttaaagttttttttttttaaataaaattcctatTTAGCATTAGAGATACTTCCTGCGGATTTCTATCTGGCTCACATTTACCATTCTTAATTGATTCTAAAAAGGTATGAGCAGCAGCGGGACAATCTCGCCCAACAGTCATTTAACATGGAACAAGCCAATTACACCATCCAGTCATTGAAGGACACCAAGACCACGGTATTTCCATAGCCCCTTTtcccatgattttattttatttttcctactcttttgttctttgcccatagtttttaaaagacaatttcacCAACATGGCTTCTTAAGACATTGTAttctctcttatctttttttaggTTGATGCTATGAAACTGGGagtaaaggaaatgaagaaagcataCAAGCAAGTGAAAATCGACCAGATTGAGGTGAGATGTATACTGGTTTCTGCAAGAATGTACACTAGCtttggaaaaaatccaaatgaatgtGTATGTgatggaaagaacacagaagacCAATTGACTCTTGGGCTTGCCATTTACTAATAGAGTAACTTTGGGAAAGGGTACCAAatgtctctgtttccttgttAACACAAGGATCCTGATGCCACACATGGCTATTATGAGGATGAAGTAAATGAGTTGGTGTGTTTACACACACAATACCTGGCACGtaatagacactcaataaataagtTGCCAGTTTCCCGTTACTTCTAACTCACTTAAtgattttgtctgtttcctcaATTGTGAAGTAGTGATGTTGCTACCAATCTCCCAGGATTGTCACAAGTGTTAAATGAGGATGTATATGTCAGGTGTTTGACACAGTTCATGGAGTAGAGCTGATTCCCTTTTCTAGTAATTGTCTttagatatttaataataatgcCATTAAGTTCTTAAAATTAACATGTCTTTTTCGATCGTGCTTTACTTGGGAGGTGAGCCCTAAGCGCTTGGCTCCTCTCACCTCTAACAGCCCAGATGGCAAGCAGGGATAGCAGAGGGAGTGAGCAGTGACTGGTCAGAGGAAAGGGGAGTTTCTGCCAGTACTGTGGTATTCTTTACTTTaccaccccactccaccctccCACCTACCCCCAGTAGAATATCTCTTTCTATCAAGGCAGCAACTTGATTTTGTTCACTGTTATGCCTTGAACAATGCCTGGCCATAGTTGGTGCTCACAGGTTTTTGATGGATGATGAACAAATAAGCATGAGACTATTAAAGGAGCTAAAGTGGTTGTGCCCGATTCAAGCCGTGTTTGTTGGTTGAGTATTTACTATCTTCCTGGCATTTTACTGCCTCTGAAGAGGTATTCTCCAAGAGTGCGGGTCTTTAGTACAAGTGCAGGCATTCCTCCCATCTTACTTTTTTCAAGCACCCCTCCTTGGACTCCCCGTGGCTGTCTCTCTAATCCTCCACCAGTCTTTGCTTACACGAAGTTAAGCTCAGTGACATCTTCCAGGACATTGAGAAAATGTTCCAAATTCATTTGCCTTATTTGCATAATACTATTTGGTAATATAATGAAActgaagtttgttttctgtttatagGGTTCCTTATGTTTTAATTAGAGCtgttaaatgtaaacaaaatagaaattgtgGTCTTTCTGGGGTTTTTGTACgtctctccatcttttttttttttaaagattttatttatttatttgacggagatagagagacagccagcaagagagggaacacaagcagggggagggggagaggaagaagcaggcttatagcagaggagcctgatgtggggctcgatcccagaacgccgggatcacgccctgagccgaaggcagacgcttaaccgctgtgccacccaggcgccccgacgtCTCTccatcttttatctgtagttgtCTGTCTGGTCCCCTATCTAATTACCCTTTTCCTGTCTGCTCATAGATTTGCCCACATGGCAGGTGGAGagctcctttctctgccttttggcctgtgtgtctgtctgtgttgTCGGTTGGgctattttgaatttcatttgttttcctaaaatactttataaaatattttcattgtttcataactctcatttttttgtattttgcctgtgttctctgtttctggccttcctgtttttcagtttctgcaCATCAAGTCTAGTgcttgtatttgtttatattactTCTGTGTTCTTTGTCCAATACTGAACCTGTTAATTCTTTATGtgatgattttgtgtgtgtgtatgtgtgtgtctttcttAGAGTCTATTGCAATGGATCCTATTCATAAATGGTATGGGGAGGCTTGTCTTGATGTGTGATAGCACAGTAGAAACTTGACTTGATTAGCTTACTGTTTTCActctcttttagtttttgtttcagcCAGTGCTTCTCTGTGCAGCGAAATGTCACATGCATACAGTGTGGTAGTTTGGcacttaaaaatacagaaaagcatagtgttttttttaagtgtttttcattttactttctgtcttgtCTTCTTCACCTTTAAGTGGAAAAACCTCCAATTTGGGGCCTGGGAGGAGTTCTCAAATGTTTTGCATTGCTCTAAATATTCTGAAGGATAAATGGTGCCAGTTTGGACTTTCTGCATTATCAACACTTGTCTGTTCCCTTTCTGTGGAAATTTAAGTCTATGACAAGCACATTGTTACTCTGcatatccttctttttttttttttttttaagattttatttatttatttatttgagagagagagcatgagtgagagagcatgagagagagcacaagcagagggggaactgcagagggagagggaaaagcagactccctgctgagcagggagcccgatgcgggactcgatcccagtaccccaggatcatgacctgagccaggcatGAcctaaggcagttgcttaaccgaggagccacccaggcgctctctgcatattctttttttttttttttttaatttatttatttgacagagatagagacagccagcgagagagggaacacaagcagggggagtgggagaggaagaagcaggctcacaggcggaggagcctgatgtggggctcgatcccacaacgccgggaccacgccccgagccgaaggcagacgcccaaccgctgtgccacccaggcgcccctctctctgcATATTCTTAACACAATGGAAGATATTTAGTATTAAGTGCTtagtgttttacatgtattactGCAATAAAGCCTTACAAAACCCTCTATTGAGAGGTATGGCTATTAATaatctgattttacagatgagaaaattattgCTTAGAGACTTTATTTCTCATTAAGTAAGGCAAAATTCAAGCTTTCATttgtctgattccagagtctgtgctccCAACCATTATATTAGCTGCCCTATATTATGCTGTAGCAGTTCTCAGCTTGGTTTTACATTATTTCTGTCCTCATAGTCTTCCAGTTAATCACGGGTAGATCATTCACAGATGACTTACACTCTCAGTCAATTATTTTCACCAGCCTGATTTTGGATATCAAGCCTATCCtgattccatttctgtttctccatccAGGGTGGGCCTGGTAGAACTTTTTGTACCACCCAGTTGTTTTCActactgtcttttttccctaCACAGTGTAGTC
Coding sequences:
- the BAG1 gene encoding BAG family molecular chaperone regulator 1; the protein is MSGAGPRWSGWGRGALAEYPRARAGPELAPAERGSPPSQRSSVRSAASRHARSTRGATAGARRPRVKKVRPRSARSEEVARSEEVARSEEVSQSEEVARSEEVARNEEVAQSEEMAAAGLSVTITHSNEKHDLHVTPQQGCSEPIVQDLAQVVEEATGVPLPFQKLIFKGKSLKEMEKPLSALGIQNGCRVMLIGKKNSPEEEIELKKLKDLEKSVEKIAAHLEELNKELTGIQQGFLAKDLQAEALCKLDRRVKATIEQFMKILEEIDTLILPENFKDSRLKRKGLVKRIQAFLAECDTVEQNICQETERLQCTNLALAE
- the CHMP5 gene encoding charged multivesicular body protein 5; this translates as MNRFFGKAKPKAPPPSLTDCIGTVDSRAESIDKKISRLDAELVKYKDQIKKMREGPAKNMVKQKALRVLKQKRMYEQQRDNLAQQSFNMEQANYTIQSLKDTKTTVDAMKLGVKEMKKAYKQVKIDQIEDLQDQLEDMMEDASEIQEALSRSYGTPELDEDDLEAELDALGDELLADEDSSYLDEAASAPAIPEGVPTDTKNKDGVLVDEFGLPQIPAS